Proteins from one Paenibacillus amylolyticus genomic window:
- a CDS encoding discoidin domain-containing protein translates to MKVRTRQKGNTRNICMNLMLSVLLFISSIPLWTVSKVHAADEEHHLLSLNRPVYSSSSLGGNTAEHVVDGDKNTRWESIWQQDPQWIYVDLGAVASISGISIQWENAYASSFDLEVSNDEINWQSVYSTTKGQGGLNEIEVTAEARYVRLFSHQRVQPAYGVSVYEFNVYGTGGVNPPPKPAATNLALGQPVTASSEEIDEPSRSPEDKAKMEKKNYEARNVTDGNPDTRWSSIYKDQEWIVVDLGLIQEIGNVSLQWENAFGRAYDIQVSNDAQQWTTLYRELHSNGGRDEIPVYAEARYVKLAGLGRGTTNGYSLYAFDVYEYIEGDAKPVHTIPNIPEPSSVQVGSGSYAVNDITMLQPKNPKNRTADITAPLPSNDWWQSILVSDLGDGNSLVTLPLKNRYTKQGLQLLNPGAGYVSADGGSMDADGEPDLIMTTSNMNPAEVNTKVAGYGDYSATIIMSDDDTAKMNTTFVKGSPFLYNTFDNPDTIVIRSPNITRLFDDQNREIVLNDGESLTADHIGVEVTNQDRAPTPQTFTRNYGIFAPEGTVVMKLGNTLKIKLGQSENYLSLATLPSAAELPYYYRHAYAFVTDTQVDYNYNESTSLVTTTFTSVTQSKRAGFSSETLMALFPHQWKLATTPVTELAYPSIRGMMKVSEGNTFTTQDRFYGIIPQFVEPDDPTYSRAQLISYLDQLDADTAGNLMSEDPYWQGKKLHPLALGVLISDQIGDVERRDHYLSLLRTILTDWYTYSPDEPLHSYYFYYSDEWGTIFPYGSGFGVNTGLTDHHFTYGYYVFASAVLATYDQTFLQDYGDMVELLIRDYANPSRTDDQFPRLRNFDAYAGHSWAGGYADNRSGNNQEAAGEALFSWVGQYMWGEVTGNKAYRDTGIWGFVTEEKAAEQYWFNYDGDNWLEDYQHATVGHVYGSAYLYGTYFSNEAEHIYGIHWLPPAEWMTYYGRDPQNTKALYNGLIKDLGGQEERTWQHIIWPFQSIGDPQGALAKWNTSEMQQNEVFNAYWFMHSMASTGTRTMEIWADDPAATVYEKDGVYTAQIWNPSNTVKTVNFHNANGALGSATVYAKAQVKVNPLEHSVVEQPDASQGVVYLDRSQWTITASSSSEPVEQMVDGDLTTRWSSGQTQQPGDWLHIDLGSEQSMDTVFMNSGNSGGDYAHGYEIYVSKDNENWAQPIAEGAGTSPSLSVELGMQTARYVKIVLTSSADSWWSISELKLARFGKLDATPVLPARTAFRSLFMDRNCLLYSRSRCDSQYAGRKFRYPMDQWEKTNRRTMDYH, encoded by the coding sequence ATGAAGGTACGAACGCGTCAAAAAGGAAACACACGCAACATCTGCATGAACTTGATGTTATCTGTTCTGTTGTTCATTAGCAGCATCCCGTTGTGGACGGTCTCGAAGGTACACGCCGCAGATGAGGAACATCATCTGTTATCCCTGAACCGGCCGGTGTACAGTTCCTCATCTCTGGGCGGCAATACGGCAGAGCATGTGGTTGACGGCGACAAAAACACCCGCTGGGAAAGCATATGGCAGCAAGATCCGCAGTGGATCTATGTTGACTTAGGCGCGGTGGCCTCCATCTCGGGCATCTCCATCCAGTGGGAAAATGCGTATGCTTCCAGCTTTGATCTGGAAGTATCCAACGACGAGATCAATTGGCAGTCTGTTTACTCCACAACAAAGGGGCAAGGCGGCCTGAACGAGATTGAGGTCACAGCAGAGGCACGATATGTGCGCTTGTTCAGCCATCAAAGAGTACAGCCAGCCTATGGCGTCTCTGTATACGAATTCAATGTATACGGGACGGGCGGAGTAAATCCTCCTCCCAAACCGGCAGCAACAAACCTTGCACTCGGACAACCGGTTACAGCGTCTTCGGAAGAAATTGATGAGCCAAGTCGCTCACCCGAGGATAAAGCCAAAATGGAAAAAAAGAATTACGAAGCCCGTAATGTAACCGATGGCAACCCGGATACACGTTGGTCTTCCATCTACAAGGATCAGGAATGGATTGTTGTAGACCTTGGGCTAATCCAGGAAATCGGGAACGTATCCCTACAATGGGAAAACGCTTTCGGACGTGCATACGATATTCAGGTATCCAATGATGCACAGCAATGGACTACATTGTACCGGGAACTGCACAGCAACGGTGGACGGGATGAAATTCCGGTTTACGCTGAAGCACGGTATGTAAAATTGGCGGGACTTGGCAGGGGAACAACCAACGGATACTCCCTGTACGCATTTGATGTCTACGAGTACATCGAAGGCGATGCCAAACCTGTGCATACCATTCCGAATATCCCTGAACCGTCCTCGGTACAGGTGGGTTCCGGCAGTTACGCTGTAAATGACATCACGATGCTGCAGCCGAAAAACCCGAAAAATCGTACGGCTGATATTACGGCGCCCCTCCCTTCCAATGACTGGTGGCAGTCCATTCTTGTATCTGATCTGGGGGATGGGAACAGTCTGGTCACACTCCCGCTCAAAAACAGATATACCAAACAAGGACTTCAACTACTGAATCCCGGAGCAGGTTACGTTTCGGCTGATGGCGGTTCTATGGACGCTGACGGGGAACCGGATCTGATCATGACCACCAGCAATATGAATCCGGCGGAGGTCAATACCAAGGTGGCGGGATACGGGGATTATTCTGCGACGATCATCATGAGCGATGATGACACGGCCAAAATGAATACCACGTTTGTGAAGGGTTCCCCTTTCCTGTACAACACTTTCGATAACCCGGATACCATTGTTATTCGTTCTCCCAACATCACCCGTCTCTTCGATGATCAGAACCGTGAGATTGTTCTGAATGACGGAGAATCGCTGACGGCCGATCATATCGGTGTTGAAGTAACCAATCAGGACAGAGCGCCTACGCCTCAGACCTTTACAAGAAACTACGGGATCTTTGCACCTGAAGGAACCGTAGTTATGAAACTTGGCAATACGCTCAAGATCAAGCTGGGCCAGAGCGAAAACTATCTGTCCCTGGCTACCCTGCCGTCCGCGGCAGAGCTGCCTTATTATTACCGGCATGCTTACGCCTTTGTTACCGATACACAAGTGGACTACAATTATAACGAGAGCACTTCACTGGTAACGACTACCTTCACCTCGGTAACCCAGTCGAAGCGGGCAGGCTTTTCCTCCGAGACACTGATGGCCTTGTTCCCGCACCAATGGAAACTGGCAACTACTCCGGTAACGGAGCTTGCTTATCCTTCCATTCGCGGCATGATGAAAGTAAGTGAAGGCAATACGTTTACGACACAGGATCGATTCTATGGCATTATCCCGCAATTTGTGGAGCCGGATGATCCAACCTACTCGCGTGCACAATTAATCAGCTATCTGGATCAGCTGGACGCGGATACGGCAGGCAATTTGATGAGCGAGGATCCTTACTGGCAAGGGAAAAAGCTTCATCCGCTTGCGCTGGGTGTACTCATCAGCGACCAGATCGGAGATGTGGAAAGACGAGACCACTATCTGTCCCTGCTTCGAACCATTTTGACAGATTGGTATACCTATTCGCCGGATGAACCCTTGCACTCGTATTATTTTTATTATTCGGATGAATGGGGAACCATTTTCCCTTATGGTAGCGGATTTGGTGTGAATACCGGATTGACAGATCATCATTTCACCTACGGCTATTACGTTTTTGCATCGGCTGTACTGGCCACATATGACCAGACATTCTTGCAAGATTACGGCGACATGGTTGAGCTCCTGATTCGGGACTACGCCAATCCTTCACGGACAGATGATCAGTTTCCAAGGCTTCGCAACTTCGATGCGTATGCAGGTCACTCCTGGGCAGGTGGTTACGCCGATAATCGCAGCGGGAATAACCAGGAGGCCGCAGGTGAAGCCCTCTTTAGTTGGGTCGGCCAATATATGTGGGGTGAGGTGACAGGCAACAAGGCCTATCGCGACACCGGGATCTGGGGCTTCGTGACCGAAGAGAAGGCTGCCGAGCAATACTGGTTTAACTATGACGGGGATAACTGGCTGGAGGATTACCAGCACGCTACGGTAGGTCATGTGTACGGCAGCGCCTACCTGTATGGAACATACTTTTCGAATGAAGCCGAGCACATTTACGGTATTCACTGGCTGCCGCCAGCGGAATGGATGACCTATTATGGACGTGATCCGCAGAATACTAAGGCTCTCTACAATGGTCTCATCAAGGATCTGGGCGGTCAGGAGGAACGCACATGGCAGCATATTATCTGGCCGTTCCAGTCCATTGGAGACCCGCAAGGTGCTCTAGCCAAATGGAATACGAGCGAGATGCAGCAAAATGAAGTCTTTAACGCGTACTGGTTCATGCACAGCATGGCTTCTACGGGAACACGCACGATGGAAATATGGGCAGATGATCCGGCAGCAACCGTGTATGAAAAAGACGGCGTCTATACAGCGCAAATCTGGAATCCGTCCAACACTGTCAAAACAGTGAATTTCCACAATGCCAATGGCGCTTTGGGTTCGGCTACCGTTTATGCCAAGGCGCAAGTAAAGGTTAACCCGCTGGAACATTCCGTTGTTGAACAACCGGATGCCTCGCAGGGAGTCGTCTATCTCGATCGGAGCCAATGGACCATTACGGCATCCTCCAGTTCGGAGCCGGTCGAGCAGATGGTGGACGGTGATCTGACTACACGCTGGTCATCCGGACAGACCCAGCAGCCTGGCGATTGGCTGCATATCGATCTGGGGAGCGAACAGTCTATGGATACGGTGTTCATGAACTCCGGCAACAGCGGCGGTGATTATGCTCACGGGTACGAAATCTACGTATCCAAAGATAACGAGAACTGGGCCCAGCCTATCGCAGAGGGCGCTGGAACATCTCCAAGTCTGTCCGTGGAATTGGGCATGCAGACCGCCCGTTATGTCAAGATTGTATTGACTTCCTCTGCGGACAGCTGGTGGTCGATCTCTGAACTCAAACTGGCCCGATTCGGCAAACTCGACGCTACACCGGTGCTCCCAGCCCGTACCGCTTTCAGATCGCTCTTCATGGATCGTAACTGCCTCCTCTACTCAAGGAGCAGATGTGACAGCCAATATGCTGGACGGAAGTTCAGATACCCTATGGACCAATGGGAGAAAACAAATCGAAGGACAATGGATTACCATTGA
- a CDS encoding helix-turn-helix domain-containing protein: MKQYNLGIEATLEIIGGKWKALIICLLMSGVKRTGELERSIPGISQKVLIQQLRELERDGLVTRHVYQQMPPKVEYGLTEYGVTANTIVDVMCAWGKDNIALRQQRGEDVVLLENNHPES; encoded by the coding sequence ATGAAACAATACAATCTGGGCATTGAAGCGACGCTCGAAATCATAGGTGGCAAGTGGAAAGCCTTGATCATCTGTTTGTTGATGTCCGGGGTCAAGAGAACGGGCGAATTAGAGCGAAGCATTCCCGGTATTTCGCAAAAAGTGTTAATCCAACAACTGCGTGAGCTGGAACGGGACGGCCTTGTCACCAGACATGTCTATCAACAGATGCCTCCCAAAGTGGAATACGGACTTACGGAATATGGTGTTACCGCCAACACCATCGTGGATGTCATGTGCGCTTGGGGAAAGGACAATATTGCTCTCAGACAACAACGGGGCGAGGACGTTGTATTGTTGGAGAACAACCATCCCGAATCTTGA
- a CDS encoding family 43 glycosylhydrolase has protein sequence MWKKMSTLLLALPLLLASFPLTSPSASAATFSNPVIYADVPDSDVIRVGNAFYMTSTTMHMNPGVPVMKSYDLVNWSIVNYVYDTLGNGDIQNLNNGQNEYGRGSWASSLRYNNGVYYVAFGSLSTGKTYIYQTSNIETGPWTPYTLNSYYHDPSLLFDGNRTFLVHGSDNISIVELTPDAKSVKSGGLNQVLIPNASSVAGANMIVKAEGAHIQKINGMYYVFLIAWPSGDGRIQLAYRANTLTGPYTGKVVLRDSGIAQGGIVDTASGAWYGLLFRDSGAIGRIPYLVPVTWSDNWPVFGVNGKVPLNMNMPVEGQPAARIYGSDEFNATTSGTPSVTQLLVNGGFEDSTIQPWTSNNTATITLTNAEAFGGSKSLFVSGRQQTAGGAKQMVTGKLVPGATYSFSAKIKYTTGPATKTFNLSIQNGASYTGISIMGSATLTRGQWGTLQGTYTVPSNADLSQSFIFVETPYNSNPDPTNDLMAFYMDDVSLTSNSSSGTSGLATFWQWNHNPDAANWSLLQRPGFMRLTAGKISKNLLEARNTLTQRAFGPKSTGITALDTAGMKDGDYAGLAAFQARYGLVGVKMTGSTKSIIMANASTGTMTEVATMPLNQNRIYLRVICDFTNQTDKAYFAYSLDGNNWTTIGNTLQMSYTLPHFMGYRFALFNYATKSTGGYADFDYFRVE, from the coding sequence ATGTGGAAAAAAATGAGTACTCTTCTGCTCGCTCTTCCTTTGCTTCTGGCATCATTCCCTCTGACAAGTCCATCTGCTTCCGCAGCAACGTTCAGCAATCCGGTGATATACGCGGATGTTCCTGACAGTGACGTTATTCGGGTGGGCAATGCCTTTTATATGACAAGCACAACGATGCATATGAATCCGGGAGTACCCGTCATGAAGTCTTATGATCTGGTTAACTGGAGCATCGTAAACTATGTATATGATACGCTTGGAAACGGGGATATACAGAATCTGAACAACGGACAAAACGAATATGGACGTGGTTCCTGGGCCAGCAGCTTGCGGTACAACAACGGAGTATATTATGTGGCCTTTGGTTCCCTTTCCACCGGCAAGACGTATATTTACCAAACCAGCAATATTGAAACAGGACCATGGACACCTTACACCTTGAACAGTTATTACCATGACCCCTCTCTTTTGTTTGACGGAAATCGAACCTTTCTTGTTCACGGCAGTGACAACATCAGTATCGTTGAGCTGACACCTGATGCCAAGTCCGTCAAGTCCGGCGGCCTCAATCAGGTCCTGATTCCAAACGCAAGCAGTGTAGCTGGCGCCAACATGATTGTGAAGGCCGAAGGAGCACACATTCAGAAGATCAATGGTATGTATTATGTCTTTCTGATCGCCTGGCCTTCGGGTGATGGACGCATCCAGCTTGCCTATCGTGCTAACACATTGACAGGTCCATACACAGGTAAAGTTGTACTCAGGGACTCCGGCATTGCGCAAGGAGGCATCGTCGATACTGCATCCGGTGCATGGTACGGCTTGCTGTTTCGGGATAGCGGGGCCATTGGGCGCATCCCTTATCTCGTTCCGGTGACGTGGTCGGATAACTGGCCTGTGTTTGGGGTGAACGGCAAGGTTCCCCTGAACATGAATATGCCCGTTGAAGGTCAGCCTGCTGCCAGAATCTACGGGTCCGATGAGTTCAACGCAACTACATCAGGTACACCCTCAGTCACGCAACTGTTAGTGAACGGCGGATTTGAGGACAGTACCATCCAGCCGTGGACCAGCAACAATACGGCAACCATCACCTTAACGAATGCCGAAGCTTTTGGCGGTTCCAAAAGCCTGTTCGTCAGCGGCAGACAGCAGACTGCAGGCGGTGCCAAACAGATGGTTACAGGCAAGCTGGTACCGGGAGCAACGTACTCCTTTTCAGCAAAAATCAAATACACCACCGGTCCAGCAACCAAAACGTTCAATCTTAGCATCCAGAATGGTGCGAGTTATACCGGAATTTCCATTATGGGCAGTGCGACGCTAACCCGCGGACAATGGGGTACTCTTCAGGGTACGTATACTGTTCCGTCGAATGCAGACCTGTCCCAAAGCTTTATTTTTGTGGAAACACCGTATAACTCGAATCCGGACCCGACCAATGATCTGATGGCATTTTACATGGATGACGTCTCCCTGACGAGCAATTCATCTTCCGGCACATCTGGCTTAGCCACATTCTGGCAGTGGAATCATAACCCTGATGCTGCCAACTGGTCCCTGCTCCAGCGGCCCGGTTTCATGCGGTTAACTGCAGGCAAAATCAGCAAAAACCTGTTGGAAGCCCGCAACACACTGACCCAACGAGCCTTTGGTCCAAAAAGCACGGGGATTACCGCTTTGGATACAGCAGGCATGAAGGATGGTGATTATGCCGGACTTGCTGCTTTTCAGGCCAGATATGGTTTGGTTGGCGTAAAAATGACAGGCAGCACCAAATCCATCATTATGGCTAATGCCAGCACCGGCACCATGACCGAAGTAGCAACAATGCCATTGAACCAGAACAGAATCTATCTCCGCGTCATCTGTGATTTTACGAACCAGACAGACAAAGCCTACTTTGCTTATAGTCTGGATGGCAACAACTGGACAACCATAGGCAATACACTTCAGATGTCCTACACACTGCCACACTTTATGGGATATCGGTTTGCGCTTTTCAATTATGCAACGAAGTCTACCGGAGGATATGCAGATTTTGATTATTTCCGCGTAGAGTAA
- a CDS encoding carbohydrate-binding protein, which translates to MIRKPLVMLLSCLLIFVTLPVESSHAANAAVAKLPGNANPLIDHKLGADPYVLVHNNRVYVYMTGDAYLYNSDGSVRENQYSTIGKINVISSADMVNWTDHGSIPVAGANNANNGQGIAKWATQSWAPAMAKKTIAGKEKFFLYFANSGGGIGVLTADSPIGPWSDPIGRALLTHSTPGMSGVTWLFDPAVLVDDDGSAYLYAGGGIPNDTNAASIANPKTARVIRLGADMTSVVGSAVTIDSPYMFEDSGIHKYNGKYYYSYCINFAGTHPAAYPKGEIGYMVSDSPMGPFTYKGHFLKNPGTFFGVGGNNHHAVFQFNNEWYVAYHAQTVSRAFLGEGKGYRSTHINKLTHNADGTIQEVQGNMTGVPQTTNLNPYVRVEAETIGWQAGITTEPSQASGGPVANQNVTNIHNGDWIAVGNVDFGSAGASKFKANVASTGNGNIEIRLDSPTGPLVGTLNVSSTGGSQTWRELETNVTNATGVHRLYLVFTGAGNGNLFKLDYWQFTSGSGGNPNPNPNPNPNVTRYEAENMTLGGQYAGVISSPFNGVALYANNDYAAYNQYFAFPTHQFSVRGASNNNNTARVDLVIGGVTAGSFYFTGTEPTVQTLTGVTHATGNQEIKLVVTTDNGTWDAYIDYLEYSL; encoded by the coding sequence ATGATTCGTAAACCGCTAGTTATGCTGTTGTCGTGTCTGCTCATCTTTGTCACCCTGCCCGTTGAATCAAGTCATGCAGCCAATGCAGCCGTTGCCAAACTTCCCGGAAACGCCAACCCGCTCATCGATCATAAACTTGGAGCCGATCCTTATGTGCTTGTCCATAACAATCGGGTCTATGTCTACATGACAGGTGATGCATATCTGTACAACAGTGACGGTTCTGTCAGAGAGAATCAGTACAGCACAATCGGGAAAATTAATGTCATCTCCTCCGCTGACATGGTGAACTGGACAGACCATGGTTCAATCCCTGTAGCGGGTGCGAATAATGCCAATAATGGTCAGGGTATTGCCAAATGGGCTACCCAATCCTGGGCTCCTGCCATGGCGAAGAAAACCATTGCCGGCAAAGAAAAGTTTTTCCTTTATTTTGCCAACTCGGGCGGAGGAATTGGTGTGCTCACAGCGGACTCCCCCATCGGACCGTGGTCGGATCCAATCGGACGTGCCCTCCTCACACACAGTACACCGGGAATGTCTGGCGTAACCTGGCTCTTTGATCCGGCTGTACTCGTCGATGATGATGGCTCTGCATACTTGTATGCTGGAGGCGGCATTCCGAACGATACCAATGCGGCTTCCATCGCCAATCCCAAAACCGCTCGTGTCATTCGTCTCGGTGCTGACATGACCAGCGTGGTGGGCAGTGCTGTAACCATTGATTCTCCTTATATGTTCGAAGATTCCGGCATTCATAAGTATAACGGCAAATATTACTACTCCTACTGCATCAACTTCGCGGGAACACATCCGGCGGCATATCCAAAAGGTGAGATCGGATACATGGTCAGCGACAGCCCAATGGGGCCTTTCACGTATAAAGGACACTTTCTGAAAAATCCAGGTACGTTCTTCGGCGTAGGCGGCAATAACCACCATGCCGTGTTCCAATTCAACAATGAATGGTATGTGGCGTACCATGCGCAAACGGTGAGTCGGGCATTTCTCGGTGAAGGCAAAGGTTACCGTTCCACACATATCAACAAACTGACACATAATGCGGATGGAACAATCCAGGAGGTTCAAGGCAATATGACAGGTGTACCTCAGACCACCAACCTCAATCCGTACGTCCGGGTGGAAGCCGAAACCATCGGCTGGCAAGCAGGTATTACCACCGAACCGAGTCAAGCGAGCGGTGGACCTGTAGCCAATCAGAATGTGACTAATATTCATAATGGGGATTGGATCGCAGTCGGCAATGTGGATTTTGGCTCAGCTGGAGCCTCCAAATTCAAAGCTAATGTCGCTTCTACCGGAAATGGCAACATCGAGATTCGACTGGACAGCCCGACAGGACCACTCGTCGGAACACTCAACGTAAGCTCAACCGGCGGTTCGCAGACTTGGCGTGAGCTGGAGACAAATGTTACCAACGCCACTGGTGTACATCGTTTGTATCTGGTATTTACAGGTGCAGGTAACGGAAATCTGTTCAAACTGGACTATTGGCAGTTCACATCCGGTTCGGGCGGCAACCCTAATCCAAATCCTAATCCCAATCCAAATGTTACCCGTTATGAAGCCGAGAATATGACGCTTGGCGGCCAATACGCTGGCGTAATCAGTTCTCCGTTTAATGGAGTCGCTCTGTACGCAAACAATGATTATGCGGCATACAATCAGTATTTTGCATTCCCAACCCATCAATTCTCTGTCCGCGGCGCTTCCAACAACAATAATACAGCCCGTGTTGATCTGGTCATTGGGGGTGTAACCGCAGGCTCATTCTACTTCACCGGAACGGAGCCAACCGTTCAAACTCTTACCGGGGTCACTCATGCTACAGGCAATCAGGAGATCAAGCTGGTCGTAACAACGGACAATGGCACTTGGGATGCGTATATCGATTATCTGGAGTACTCGCTCTAA
- a CDS encoding iron-hydroxamate ABC transporter substrate-binding protein, which yields MYQSRLPVGVALLLCLTLLVSACSRPASTNGNAGSTPSQTIGAESHSNNTPTSGSEMVTYSAVNGEVQIPKKPQRVVMVAGAFTGNLLALGLKPVGAGDESFNSYTEGMLDDVVNIGNDVPYEKIMELQPDLIVVWNDPETIEKLSKIAPTVAVNYGVPLREQLMDFGKMTGREEQAKAWISEWDAKIAEYKPLVEQAVGGRTVSIFDTGSAKEFYAYGSFGRGGDIIYGEFGLKAPPIIQKEAIDSGKGWAKLSLELLPQYAGDYIFISGWTGDESGDSVFEGPIWDNLPAVQNNHVYRDNNRGFVFSDPISLEAQLQFVVDSLTKTE from the coding sequence ATGTATCAAAGCAGACTGCCTGTAGGAGTTGCCCTCCTGCTGTGTCTAACTCTATTAGTTAGCGCATGTTCCAGGCCAGCGAGCACGAATGGAAATGCTGGTAGTACGCCAAGTCAAACGATAGGTGCTGAGAGTCATAGCAATAACACCCCGACCAGCGGCTCAGAGATGGTAACCTATTCTGCGGTTAACGGTGAAGTGCAAATTCCCAAAAAACCTCAAAGGGTCGTCATGGTTGCGGGAGCATTTACCGGCAATTTGTTAGCACTGGGCCTTAAGCCTGTTGGGGCGGGTGATGAGTCCTTTAACAGTTATACAGAAGGAATGCTGGATGACGTTGTCAACATCGGTAACGATGTACCCTACGAGAAAATCATGGAATTGCAGCCGGATTTAATTGTAGTATGGAATGATCCTGAGACCATTGAAAAGCTATCCAAAATTGCACCAACCGTAGCTGTCAATTATGGAGTACCTCTGCGTGAGCAATTAATGGATTTTGGCAAGATGACTGGTAGAGAAGAACAAGCGAAAGCCTGGATCTCAGAGTGGGACGCTAAAATTGCTGAATACAAACCACTCGTGGAGCAAGCGGTAGGTGGTCGCACTGTATCTATTTTTGATACGGGAAGTGCCAAAGAATTCTATGCCTATGGGAGCTTTGGACGAGGTGGAGACATTATCTATGGTGAGTTCGGTTTGAAGGCACCGCCGATAATTCAGAAGGAAGCTATCGATAGCGGCAAGGGATGGGCCAAGTTATCACTTGAATTGTTGCCACAATACGCAGGAGATTATATCTTCATTAGTGGATGGACAGGTGATGAAAGTGGGGATTCCGTTTTTGAAGGTCCTATCTGGGATAACCTCCCTGCTGTCCAAAATAATCACGTTTATCGCGATAACAACCGTGGCTTCGTATTTAGTGACCCGATTTCGTTGGAAGCCCAACTGCAATTTGTCGTAGACAGCCTAACCAAAACGGAGTGA
- a CDS encoding helix-turn-helix domain-containing protein, with translation MYSMGQNTRLDIIPTDEPFHYYLIFYKASLPLPGKHHRLQQPEQLLPFHLQYGFVPYHPAILYELAERMHGEWNIPGRLGRLHTRTLFYQFVYELLRQMDQQQVSATRPDLASQLMRYMHEHYAQPLTRETLARTFHYSVPYLSKYFRRVTGASIIDYLIVIRMDKAGTLLQKTELSLQEVAASVGYADVSYFIRLFKKHTGVTPKQFKYESGQVTRGSYRPILRLRSSIAPANSVVIVISEMIIIIN, from the coding sequence ATGTACTCCATGGGGCAAAACACCCGTCTGGATATCATCCCAACAGACGAACCCTTTCATTATTACCTGATTTTCTATAAAGCCTCCTTACCGCTGCCTGGCAAGCACCATAGACTTCAACAACCAGAGCAACTATTACCATTCCATCTCCAGTATGGTTTTGTTCCGTACCATCCTGCCATCCTCTACGAACTCGCTGAGCGAATGCATGGTGAATGGAATATACCAGGACGTTTGGGGCGGCTTCATACCCGAACATTGTTCTATCAATTTGTGTATGAATTGCTCAGACAAATGGATCAGCAGCAGGTTAGCGCCACTAGGCCTGACCTTGCTTCTCAGCTTATGCGCTATATGCATGAACACTACGCCCAGCCGCTGACCCGGGAAACACTTGCGCGTACATTCCATTACAGCGTCCCTTATCTGTCCAAGTACTTCCGGCGTGTAACTGGTGCAAGTATAATCGATTACTTGATCGTCATTCGGATGGATAAAGCAGGAACGCTTCTGCAAAAGACCGAGTTATCTCTCCAAGAGGTCGCTGCAAGTGTCGGATATGCTGATGTATCCTATTTTATAAGACTCTTCAAAAAGCATACGGGAGTCACACCAAAACAATTCAAGTATGAATCCGGACAGGTGACAAGAGGTTCTTATCGTCCTATCCTTAGGCTTCGATCATCCATTGCCCCCGCAAACTCCGTCGTTATAGTGATATCAGAGATGATAATCATTATCAACTAA
- a CDS encoding ankyrin repeat domain-containing protein, with amino-acid sequence MSVIQAIHTGDIPSLQQLLAENPGLAMIRILERKPDNIDSDSNISQTLLHVVTDWPGHFPHGADAVRVLTKFGAEVNARFVGPHIETPLHWAASSNDVQVLDALLDAGADMEAPGAVIAGGTPLDDAIAFAQWDAAQRLVERGATFALWHAAALGNIHALQEHFKGAQLPENYPWGTSTSSSPPDAVNVAFWCACHGGQRETAEYLLDRGAELNWIATWDGMTPLDTAKRHLWVELIPWLESQGATSASEIHS; translated from the coding sequence GTGAGCGTCATTCAAGCCATTCACACTGGAGATATCCCATCGTTACAGCAACTGCTGGCTGAGAATCCCGGCTTGGCCATGATAAGAATCTTGGAAAGAAAGCCTGACAACATAGACTCGGACTCCAATATCTCTCAAACGCTGCTGCACGTGGTGACAGATTGGCCGGGGCACTTCCCTCATGGAGCAGATGCGGTGCGAGTATTGACCAAGTTCGGTGCGGAAGTAAATGCTCGTTTTGTCGGCCCACATATCGAGACACCTTTGCATTGGGCTGCAAGCTCCAATGACGTTCAAGTGCTCGATGCCCTTCTTGATGCTGGAGCAGACATGGAAGCGCCTGGCGCGGTAATCGCCGGTGGTACACCGCTGGACGATGCTATTGCTTTCGCACAATGGGATGCAGCACAACGCTTGGTTGAGCGCGGGGCGACCTTTGCCCTATGGCATGCGGCCGCCCTTGGAAATATTCATGCCCTACAAGAACACTTTAAAGGAGCTCAACTCCCTGAAAATTATCCTTGGGGAACAAGTACCTCCTCTTCTCCTCCCGATGCAGTAAACGTTGCCTTCTGGTGTGCTTGCCATGGAGGTCAAAGAGAAACGGCCGAATATCTGCTTGACCGAGGCGCCGAACTGAACTGGATAGCTACCTGGGATGGAATGACTCCACTGGACACAGCCAAACGACATTTATGGGTAGAACTGATCCCCTGGCTTGAAAGTCAAGGTGCCACATCCGCTAGTGAGATTCACAGCTAG